A stretch of the Pan paniscus chromosome 2, NHGRI_mPanPan1-v2.0_pri, whole genome shotgun sequence genome encodes the following:
- the NME9 gene encoding thioredoxin domain-containing protein 6 isoform X8 has protein sequence MRIEVGLDLLHFALAEADRLDVLEKYRGKCKPTFLFYAGGELVAVVRGANAPLLQKTILDQLEAEKKVLAEGRERKVIKDEALSDEDECVSHGKNNGEDEDMVSSERTRTLAIIKPDAVAHGKTDEIIMKIQEAGFEILTNEERTMTEAEVRLFYQHKAGEDAFEKLVHHMCSGPSHLLILTRTEGFEDVVTTWRTVMGPRDPNVARREQPESLRAQYGTEMPFNAVHGSRDREDADRELALLFPSLKFSDKDTEAPQGGEAEATAGPTEALCFPEDVD, from the exons ATGAGGATCGAGGTCGGCCTGGACCTTCTGCACTTTGCATTA GCAGAGGCAGATCGTCTTGATGTCCTCGAAAAGTACAGAGGGAAGTGCAAGCCAACCTTTCTGTTTTATGCA GGAGGAGAACTGGTGGCTGTGGTTAGAGGAGCAAATGCCCCACTGCTGCAGAAAACCATCCTAGACCAGCTGGAGGCCGAAAAGAAAGTGCTGGCTGAAGGCAGAGAACGGAAAGTG ATTAAAGATGAGGCTCTTTCTGATGAAGATGAATGTGTTTCCCATGGAAAGAACAATGGTGAAGATGAGGACATGG TTTCATCAGAGAGGACCCGTACCTTGGCCATCATTAAACCAGATGCAGTGGCCCATGGAAAGACTGATGAGATTATCATGAAG ATTCAGGAAGCTGGGTTTGAAATTCTAACAAATGAAGAGAGAACCATGACAGAGGCAGAAGTGCGACTTTTCTACCAACACAAAGCTGGAGAG GATGCATTTGAGAAGCTGGTACATCACATGTGCAGTGGACCGAGCCACCTCCTGATCCTCACCAGGACTGAGGGCTTCGAGGACGTGGTCACTACCTGGCGAACCGTCATGGGCCCCCGTGACCCCAATGTGGCCAGGAGGGAGCAGCCTGAAAG TCTCCGAGCTCAGTACGGCACAGAAATGCCCTTCAATGCCGTCCATGGAAGCCGGGACAGAGAAGATGCTGACAGAGAACTGGCATTGCTCTTCCCCAGTTTGAAATTTTCAGACAAAGATACAGAAGCCCCTCAGG GCGGTGAGGCTGAAGCAACAGCGGGGCCCACTGAGGCACTTTGCTTTCCTGAGGATGTGGATTGA
- the NME9 gene encoding thioredoxin domain-containing protein 6 isoform X3: MGSRKKEIALQVNISTQELWEEMLSSKGLTVVDVYQGWCGPCKPVVSLFQKMRIEVGLDLLHFALAEADRLDVLEKYRGKCKPTFLFYAGGELVAVVRGANAPLLQKTILDQLEAEKKVLAEGRERKVIKDEALSDEDECVSHGKNNGEDEDMVSSERTRTLAIIKPDAVAHGKTDEIIMKIQEAGFEILTNEERTMTEAEVRLFYQHKAGEDAFEKLVHHMCSGPSHLLILTRTEGFEDVVTTWRTVMGPRDPNVARREQPESLRAQYGTEMPFNAVHGSRDREDADRELALLFPSLKFSDKDTEAPQGGEAEATAGPTEALCFPEDVD; the protein is encoded by the exons GTCAACATCAGCACCCAAGAGCTTTGGGAGGAAATGCTCAGTTCCAAAGGACTAACTG TTGTTGATGTCTATCAAGGCTGGTGTGGCCCCTGCAAACCTGTGGTGAGCCTCTTCCAGAAGATGAGGATCGAGGTCGGCCTGGACCTTCTGCACTTTGCATTA GCAGAGGCAGATCGTCTTGATGTCCTCGAAAAGTACAGAGGGAAGTGCAAGCCAACCTTTCTGTTTTATGCA GGAGGAGAACTGGTGGCTGTGGTTAGAGGAGCAAATGCCCCACTGCTGCAGAAAACCATCCTAGACCAGCTGGAGGCCGAAAAGAAAGTGCTGGCTGAAGGCAGAGAACGGAAAGTG ATTAAAGATGAGGCTCTTTCTGATGAAGATGAATGTGTTTCCCATGGAAAGAACAATGGTGAAGATGAGGACATGG TTTCATCAGAGAGGACCCGTACCTTGGCCATCATTAAACCAGATGCAGTGGCCCATGGAAAGACTGATGAGATTATCATGAAG ATTCAGGAAGCTGGGTTTGAAATTCTAACAAATGAAGAGAGAACCATGACAGAGGCAGAAGTGCGACTTTTCTACCAACACAAAGCTGGAGAG GATGCATTTGAGAAGCTGGTACATCACATGTGCAGTGGACCGAGCCACCTCCTGATCCTCACCAGGACTGAGGGCTTCGAGGACGTGGTCACTACCTGGCGAACCGTCATGGGCCCCCGTGACCCCAATGTGGCCAGGAGGGAGCAGCCTGAAAG TCTCCGAGCTCAGTACGGCACAGAAATGCCCTTCAATGCCGTCCATGGAAGCCGGGACAGAGAAGATGCTGACAGAGAACTGGCATTGCTCTTCCCCAGTTTGAAATTTTCAGACAAAGATACAGAAGCCCCTCAGG GCGGTGAGGCTGAAGCAACAGCGGGGCCCACTGAGGCACTTTGCTTTCCTGAGGATGTGGATTGA
- the NME9 gene encoding thioredoxin domain-containing protein 6 isoform X1, with translation MTTAARSLQTRAMGSRKKEIALQVNISTQELWEEMLSSKGLTVVDVYQGWCGPCKPVVSLFQKMRIEVGLDLLHFALAEADRLDVLEKYRGKCKPTFLFYAGGELVAVVRGANAPLLQKTILDQLEAEKKVLAEGRERKVIKDEALSDEDECVSHGKNNGEDEDMVSSERTRTLAIIKPDAVAHGKTDEIIMKIQEAGFEILTNEERTMTEAEVRLFYQHKAGEDAFEKLVHHMCSGPSHLLILTRTEGFEDVVTTWRTVMGPRDPNVARREQPESLRAQYGTEMPFNAVHGSRDREDADRELALLFPSLKFSDKDTEAPQGGEAEATAGPTEALCFPEDVD, from the exons GTCAACATCAGCACCCAAGAGCTTTGGGAGGAAATGCTCAGTTCCAAAGGACTAACTG TTGTTGATGTCTATCAAGGCTGGTGTGGCCCCTGCAAACCTGTGGTGAGCCTCTTCCAGAAGATGAGGATCGAGGTCGGCCTGGACCTTCTGCACTTTGCATTA GCAGAGGCAGATCGTCTTGATGTCCTCGAAAAGTACAGAGGGAAGTGCAAGCCAACCTTTCTGTTTTATGCA GGAGGAGAACTGGTGGCTGTGGTTAGAGGAGCAAATGCCCCACTGCTGCAGAAAACCATCCTAGACCAGCTGGAGGCCGAAAAGAAAGTGCTGGCTGAAGGCAGAGAACGGAAAGTG ATTAAAGATGAGGCTCTTTCTGATGAAGATGAATGTGTTTCCCATGGAAAGAACAATGGTGAAGATGAGGACATGG TTTCATCAGAGAGGACCCGTACCTTGGCCATCATTAAACCAGATGCAGTGGCCCATGGAAAGACTGATGAGATTATCATGAAG ATTCAGGAAGCTGGGTTTGAAATTCTAACAAATGAAGAGAGAACCATGACAGAGGCAGAAGTGCGACTTTTCTACCAACACAAAGCTGGAGAG GATGCATTTGAGAAGCTGGTACATCACATGTGCAGTGGACCGAGCCACCTCCTGATCCTCACCAGGACTGAGGGCTTCGAGGACGTGGTCACTACCTGGCGAACCGTCATGGGCCCCCGTGACCCCAATGTGGCCAGGAGGGAGCAGCCTGAAAG TCTCCGAGCTCAGTACGGCACAGAAATGCCCTTCAATGCCGTCCATGGAAGCCGGGACAGAGAAGATGCTGACAGAGAACTGGCATTGCTCTTCCCCAGTTTGAAATTTTCAGACAAAGATACAGAAGCCCCTCAGG GCGGTGAGGCTGAAGCAACAGCGGGGCCCACTGAGGCACTTTGCTTTCCTGAGGATGTGGATTGA
- the NME9 gene encoding thioredoxin domain-containing protein 6 isoform X6 — protein MTTAARSLQTRAMGSRKKEIALQVNISTQELWEEMLSSKGLTVVDVYQGWCGPCKPVVSLFQKMRIEVGLDLLHFALAEADRLDVLEKYRGKCKPTFLFYAIKDEALSDEDECVSHGKNNGEDEDMVSSERTRTLAIIKPDAVAHGKTDEIIMKIQEAGFEILTNEERTMTEAEVRLFYQHKAGEDAFEKLVHHMCSGPSHLLILTRTEGFEDVVTTWRTVMGPRDPNVARREQPESLRAQYGTEMPFNAVHGSRDREDADRELALLFPSLKFSDKDTEAPQGGEAEATAGPTEALCFPEDVD, from the exons GTCAACATCAGCACCCAAGAGCTTTGGGAGGAAATGCTCAGTTCCAAAGGACTAACTG TTGTTGATGTCTATCAAGGCTGGTGTGGCCCCTGCAAACCTGTGGTGAGCCTCTTCCAGAAGATGAGGATCGAGGTCGGCCTGGACCTTCTGCACTTTGCATTA GCAGAGGCAGATCGTCTTGATGTCCTCGAAAAGTACAGAGGGAAGTGCAAGCCAACCTTTCTGTTTTATGCA ATTAAAGATGAGGCTCTTTCTGATGAAGATGAATGTGTTTCCCATGGAAAGAACAATGGTGAAGATGAGGACATGG TTTCATCAGAGAGGACCCGTACCTTGGCCATCATTAAACCAGATGCAGTGGCCCATGGAAAGACTGATGAGATTATCATGAAG ATTCAGGAAGCTGGGTTTGAAATTCTAACAAATGAAGAGAGAACCATGACAGAGGCAGAAGTGCGACTTTTCTACCAACACAAAGCTGGAGAG GATGCATTTGAGAAGCTGGTACATCACATGTGCAGTGGACCGAGCCACCTCCTGATCCTCACCAGGACTGAGGGCTTCGAGGACGTGGTCACTACCTGGCGAACCGTCATGGGCCCCCGTGACCCCAATGTGGCCAGGAGGGAGCAGCCTGAAAG TCTCCGAGCTCAGTACGGCACAGAAATGCCCTTCAATGCCGTCCATGGAAGCCGGGACAGAGAAGATGCTGACAGAGAACTGGCATTGCTCTTCCCCAGTTTGAAATTTTCAGACAAAGATACAGAAGCCCCTCAGG GCGGTGAGGCTGAAGCAACAGCGGGGCCCACTGAGGCACTTTGCTTTCCTGAGGATGTGGATTGA
- the NME9 gene encoding thioredoxin domain-containing protein 6 isoform X7: MTTAARSLQTRAMGSRKKEIALQVNISTQELWEEMLSSKGLTVVDVYQGWCGPCKPVVSLFQKMRIEVGLDLLHFALIKDEALSDEDECVSHGKNNGEDEDMVSSERTRTLAIIKPDAVAHGKTDEIIMKIQEAGFEILTNEERTMTEAEVRLFYQHKAGEDAFEKLVHHMCSGPSHLLILTRTEGFEDVVTTWRTVMGPRDPNVARREQPESLRAQYGTEMPFNAVHGSRDREDADRELALLFPSLKFSDKDTEAPQGGEAEATAGPTEALCFPEDVD, from the exons GTCAACATCAGCACCCAAGAGCTTTGGGAGGAAATGCTCAGTTCCAAAGGACTAACTG TTGTTGATGTCTATCAAGGCTGGTGTGGCCCCTGCAAACCTGTGGTGAGCCTCTTCCAGAAGATGAGGATCGAGGTCGGCCTGGACCTTCTGCACTTTGCATTA ATTAAAGATGAGGCTCTTTCTGATGAAGATGAATGTGTTTCCCATGGAAAGAACAATGGTGAAGATGAGGACATGG TTTCATCAGAGAGGACCCGTACCTTGGCCATCATTAAACCAGATGCAGTGGCCCATGGAAAGACTGATGAGATTATCATGAAG ATTCAGGAAGCTGGGTTTGAAATTCTAACAAATGAAGAGAGAACCATGACAGAGGCAGAAGTGCGACTTTTCTACCAACACAAAGCTGGAGAG GATGCATTTGAGAAGCTGGTACATCACATGTGCAGTGGACCGAGCCACCTCCTGATCCTCACCAGGACTGAGGGCTTCGAGGACGTGGTCACTACCTGGCGAACCGTCATGGGCCCCCGTGACCCCAATGTGGCCAGGAGGGAGCAGCCTGAAAG TCTCCGAGCTCAGTACGGCACAGAAATGCCCTTCAATGCCGTCCATGGAAGCCGGGACAGAGAAGATGCTGACAGAGAACTGGCATTGCTCTTCCCCAGTTTGAAATTTTCAGACAAAGATACAGAAGCCCCTCAGG GCGGTGAGGCTGAAGCAACAGCGGGGCCCACTGAGGCACTTTGCTTTCCTGAGGATGTGGATTGA
- the NME9 gene encoding thioredoxin domain-containing protein 6 isoform X4 — MTTAARSLQTRAMGSRKKEIALQVNISTQELWEEMLSSKGLTVVDVYQGWCGPCKPVVSLFQKMRIEVGLDLLHFALGGELVAVVRGANAPLLQKTILDQLEAEKKVLAEGRERKVIKDEALSDEDECVSHGKNNGEDEDMVSSERTRTLAIIKPDAVAHGKTDEIIMKIQEAGFEILTNEERTMTEAEVRLFYQHKAGEDAFEKLVHHMCSGPSHLLILTRTEGFEDVVTTWRTVMGPRDPNVARREQPESLRAQYGTEMPFNAVHGSRDREDADRELALLFPSLKFSDKDTEAPQGGEAEATAGPTEALCFPEDVD, encoded by the exons GTCAACATCAGCACCCAAGAGCTTTGGGAGGAAATGCTCAGTTCCAAAGGACTAACTG TTGTTGATGTCTATCAAGGCTGGTGTGGCCCCTGCAAACCTGTGGTGAGCCTCTTCCAGAAGATGAGGATCGAGGTCGGCCTGGACCTTCTGCACTTTGCATTA GGAGGAGAACTGGTGGCTGTGGTTAGAGGAGCAAATGCCCCACTGCTGCAGAAAACCATCCTAGACCAGCTGGAGGCCGAAAAGAAAGTGCTGGCTGAAGGCAGAGAACGGAAAGTG ATTAAAGATGAGGCTCTTTCTGATGAAGATGAATGTGTTTCCCATGGAAAGAACAATGGTGAAGATGAGGACATGG TTTCATCAGAGAGGACCCGTACCTTGGCCATCATTAAACCAGATGCAGTGGCCCATGGAAAGACTGATGAGATTATCATGAAG ATTCAGGAAGCTGGGTTTGAAATTCTAACAAATGAAGAGAGAACCATGACAGAGGCAGAAGTGCGACTTTTCTACCAACACAAAGCTGGAGAG GATGCATTTGAGAAGCTGGTACATCACATGTGCAGTGGACCGAGCCACCTCCTGATCCTCACCAGGACTGAGGGCTTCGAGGACGTGGTCACTACCTGGCGAACCGTCATGGGCCCCCGTGACCCCAATGTGGCCAGGAGGGAGCAGCCTGAAAG TCTCCGAGCTCAGTACGGCACAGAAATGCCCTTCAATGCCGTCCATGGAAGCCGGGACAGAGAAGATGCTGACAGAGAACTGGCATTGCTCTTCCCCAGTTTGAAATTTTCAGACAAAGATACAGAAGCCCCTCAGG GCGGTGAGGCTGAAGCAACAGCGGGGCCCACTGAGGCACTTTGCTTTCCTGAGGATGTGGATTGA
- the NME9 gene encoding thioredoxin domain-containing protein 6 isoform X5: MLSSKGLTVVDVYQGWCGPCKPVVSLFQKMRIEVGLDLLHFALAEADRLDVLEKYRGKCKPTFLFYAGGELVAVVRGANAPLLQKTILDQLEAEKKVLAEGRERKVIKDEALSDEDECVSHGKNNGEDEDMVSSERTRTLAIIKPDAVAHGKTDEIIMKIQEAGFEILTNEERTMTEAEVRLFYQHKAGEDAFEKLVHHMCSGPSHLLILTRTEGFEDVVTTWRTVMGPRDPNVARREQPESLRAQYGTEMPFNAVHGSRDREDADRELALLFPSLKFSDKDTEAPQGGEAEATAGPTEALCFPEDVD; the protein is encoded by the exons ATGCTCAGTTCCAAAGGACTAACTG TTGTTGATGTCTATCAAGGCTGGTGTGGCCCCTGCAAACCTGTGGTGAGCCTCTTCCAGAAGATGAGGATCGAGGTCGGCCTGGACCTTCTGCACTTTGCATTA GCAGAGGCAGATCGTCTTGATGTCCTCGAAAAGTACAGAGGGAAGTGCAAGCCAACCTTTCTGTTTTATGCA GGAGGAGAACTGGTGGCTGTGGTTAGAGGAGCAAATGCCCCACTGCTGCAGAAAACCATCCTAGACCAGCTGGAGGCCGAAAAGAAAGTGCTGGCTGAAGGCAGAGAACGGAAAGTG ATTAAAGATGAGGCTCTTTCTGATGAAGATGAATGTGTTTCCCATGGAAAGAACAATGGTGAAGATGAGGACATGG TTTCATCAGAGAGGACCCGTACCTTGGCCATCATTAAACCAGATGCAGTGGCCCATGGAAAGACTGATGAGATTATCATGAAG ATTCAGGAAGCTGGGTTTGAAATTCTAACAAATGAAGAGAGAACCATGACAGAGGCAGAAGTGCGACTTTTCTACCAACACAAAGCTGGAGAG GATGCATTTGAGAAGCTGGTACATCACATGTGCAGTGGACCGAGCCACCTCCTGATCCTCACCAGGACTGAGGGCTTCGAGGACGTGGTCACTACCTGGCGAACCGTCATGGGCCCCCGTGACCCCAATGTGGCCAGGAGGGAGCAGCCTGAAAG TCTCCGAGCTCAGTACGGCACAGAAATGCCCTTCAATGCCGTCCATGGAAGCCGGGACAGAGAAGATGCTGACAGAGAACTGGCATTGCTCTTCCCCAGTTTGAAATTTTCAGACAAAGATACAGAAGCCCCTCAGG GCGGTGAGGCTGAAGCAACAGCGGGGCCCACTGAGGCACTTTGCTTTCCTGAGGATGTGGATTGA